The Silene latifolia isolate original U9 population chromosome X, ASM4854445v1, whole genome shotgun sequence genome contains the following window.
gtttctaattcaactatggtattgtgatacaaagttgtgataatgtatctccctttttattataaatagggcctccaccaagcaaagacaagggaaaagaaaagcaagcttgagaaaccatcaagaagctaggaatagctttcatggagctttgctccTTCCTCCCATGGAATCTCAAGTCCCACCTAGGATTCATTGTGACATTATTGCTCATAATGAGGTTATTTCTGGATCTGATGGCGCTAATCCTTTGGTTGTTATGGCTGATCCTAACTTGcctgtgttggaatatgtgtcctccgacaataatgcgatcacaactgttgatcatgatgatcacatgtttaagtctcattataaagaatacaattgggaagtaatatttttactatcaactagtccacacatatcggtaatgattggctgactagagtttgacattactgtcgtgcgacggtggtgatcagttgatcccctaggtcatacctaaagggcaacactcttaattgaccaattaattgatcgtatatcgttacgagtcaattaaattatttaaaattgacggacgattttggaagtaaaatttacgtatttcattataatctgattaaatgagatacagtctgagtaatcgaattgtttcattactcagatgaaattattgtttaaggaaacaattgaaattgaatgaattattataaatacaagttattgtgatttataaattggtaaaacattttggtacaagtaattatgaattgctaagtcgatttttgtatatgacgtatttttattaatacgttgatttttaatatgttaaaaatacataacaaatttatgttacatatgacatgtaacataagacaaattgacattttgacaaagataatatagagtccatattatctatgtaaaccgaaattaagggagtatTAGGGAGttttattgtgttgattatgtgagtggtgaacataatcattcccctacaaaactagccatgcaaactagttgtcattgtaaagacaaactcaagcatgcattggctcccctcccttcctcttacccggtttttcacaaggaAAAACAAAGGGTTTTTGCCATATATTTTTCATATACAATACATAACATAATTGTTGTTGTGtgattttcattcattcatcataaaatattttagagagataaaatattttcttcttcttctcctttctcttaaccggttttaagagcccaaaacaaaatatttttgggtcaattttatcactaaattaatattgttctagtatacataatattaattttattaagagtgtgccttgggtattatactttgggagagatcatatacttggatcttagttcttccattgaggaaagcacaagaacaagagagaaggatatctctcttgtgcccaaataatctaaaattccaatgtaagataaagatttcttctttatattaattattgtttgcatgcataagatcaccaattaattttatgattaaattaacctaattcatatatgaatatgttgagtatatagatctacttttctaacAGCCTGGTCCTTCACCTACTCATGGAAAAGGAAAAGACATTAATCTCTTACGCAATTTAAGTGGCATGGGGATAGATAATATGTGCATGGAAATTCCTAAGAGACGAGCCTTCTCAGATCCTGGTACTACTACTAGTCTGTCTACTGCGGTTTATAACTATGATATGGAATATCCTACTCTAACAAGCCTAGCTAAGAGGCTTAAGAACTGGGATCATTCTTCGCTAGGGGACAACTCTGGGCAAGGCAGGCATGGCTTTAAGGTCTCTATTGCATCAGATGATATGCTAGTCTCAAGTAGTGACTCTGGGAATACTACTGCTGTACAACCTTCAACTGGTGACCTGACAAGTTTTACGGGGATTGGACTAAATCAATCCTCTCCTTTTCCATGAGGTGCATTGCatggaattgtaggggtcttaATAACCCGCTCGCCGCTACAATTACGAAGCTAAGAGCGATGATATATAATAATAAGTCGTATGATCTAGTTTTTTTATCTGAAACTAAGTGTCCTATGTCTGTAGTTTCGTCTTTTTTAAGCATTATGGTTATGCTAATGTAGTAGGAGTCGATGCTATGGGGACTAAGGGAGGTCTGTGGGTTGGTTGGAAGGCTTCCTTAGATTTGTCTTGTATTGTTAAATGTCCTAACTATGTACTTCTCAAAGTGACTGAAAGTAGTCTTAAGTTCTGGTATCTTTGTTGTGTCTATGGTGAACCAAAGAAAAGCAAGCGTGCGCAAGTATGTTCTGCTCTGGAACACTACATAAGTACTCTCGACTCCCATTTCCTTATTTTGGGCGATTTCAATCAGATTGAATTCCTAGATGATAAGTTAGGAGGCAGTCAAGGTACTCCTTATGGTGCACAAGCCTTCTCTGAATGGAAAGCTAGAAATGGTTTATCTGATGTTGCCTTTAAAGACCCTAAATACACTTGGTGTAATCATAGGAAAGGACATGGGAGGGTTTACGAACGTCTTGATAAATGCTTAGCTTCTTCTTCTTGGCAAAGTCATTTCCCAAATACGGGTATCAAACACCTACCTATTCAAGCTTCGGATCATGCTCCAATCATTCTTGATACGGAATTCTTTAGTTCGAAAAGTCGGAGACCGTTTAAGATGGAAGCTTGGTCTTTTAAATTTGAAGAATGTCATCAACTTCTTAAAACACATTGGTCGGGAAGGGTTAAAGGATCTCCCTCTTTTAAATTATCAACGAAACTACGACGTATCAGATTTGCGTTTAATTTATGGACCTTTCAAAAACAGAATGAATGAGGTGCAAAATGGTCTCAATTTGATGATGACTTAAGCTCTGCATTGGTTGATGCTTTTGATGGTAAAGATGTTGCCAAATATGAGGAGATTCATGCCAAATATTTAGAATTTAATAAAGCTGCAGCAATTTATTGGAAACAAAGATCTAAGATTAATTGGATCAAAGAAGGTGATGCATGTACTAAGTTCTTCTTTAATACTGTTAAAAGCAGGTTTTCAAGGAATTATGTCGCCGGTATCAAGAGTTCTTCAAGTTTGTGGGTATATGAGGAGGACGATATTCGTCAATGTTTTGATGATCACTTTAAAGACTTATATGCTTCCGCATCTGATCAGGAATCTTTTGATTCCTTTTTTTTCTAAGTATATTGATATATTTGCCCACATCTGTCATAAGTTAAGTCCTGATCAGCAAGAGAAGTTATCTAAGCCATATACCAGGAAGGAAGTTCGGTGTGCTGTTTTCCAGTTAGGACCAACGAAATCTCCTGGTCCTGATGGAATTCCAGCTTTATTTTATCAAAAGTATTGGTATCATATTAAAGACGATGTCACAAATGCAGTGTTATCTATGTTGACAACGGGCCATATTCTGAAATCCTTTAATAGCACAAATATTGCCCTGATCCCAAAGGTATCATCTCCAGAAACTGTTGATCAATTCCGCTCTATCAGCTTATGTAATGTCATCATGAAGATTGTTACGAAGTGTGTTTGTAATCGCCTCAAGCCATTTATGTCGTTCCTTGTTGGGGATTTCCAGAATGGTTTTATTCCAGGGAGAAATATAAGTGATAATATTCTTGTTTCTCACGAATTATTCCATCAAATTTCAAAGAAAACGACGGGAAAGCAAGGTTTATTAGCCTTTAAGATTGATATGAGTAAAGCATATGATCGTCTCTCATGGAATTTCTTGAAAGCAACTCTTGTTAGTATGAATTTCCCGCCCAGTTTAATTACACTTATTATGAATTGTGTTTCATCAGTCACATATTCTACCTTGCTAAATGGAGTGGTTGGGGTACCGAAAGCTGGAATTCGTCAAGGAGATCCTATTTCTCCTTATCTTTTTGCCTTATGTACGGAGACCTTCTCTCAAATGATTCAAGATGCCCAACAACGGCGTTTATTGAAGGGCATTAAAATGTGTCGTCAGGCTCCTATGATTTCTCACCTTCTCTTTGCGGATGATTCAATTTTTTTCCTTGAGGCACAGCAGCAAAATTGCAAAAATCTAATGCATATTATTGATTACTATTGCGAAGCATCAGGTCAATGTTTGAATCCTTCTAAATCTGCTGTTACTCTTAGCCCTAACCGCACCCTTCGAAATACTCAAAAATGTATCAAATTATTACGTGTCTCTGCAAAAAAGGATTTGGGTGTTTATTTAGGGTTGCCAACGGATTTTGGCTCTTCGAAAAAATTGATCTTTGCAACTCTTATAGAGAAAGTGCGTAAAAGAATCATAAGCtggaacaatattaatctaactcCTGCTGGAAGGCTTACTCTTATTTGTTCGGTTCTGTCTTCACTATCTATTTATTCTCTATCGGCATTTCAAATGCCGATAAGTGTGAGTAACAAGATTGATTCTATGTTATCACATTTTTGGTGGAGTGGTTCGAATGAGCGAGGCAGCTTACATTGGAGTAGTAGATTATTTATTAGTTCACCAAAGTCAATGGGAGGCTTGGGTATCCGTAATGTGCGCTGTTTAAATCAAAGTTTGCTTGCAAAGGTTTCATGGCGGATGATTCAGAACCCTGATAGTTTGGTAAGTCGATCTCAAGGAAATAAACTGAAAATCTCCTCTACGAGTATTATGTCCACGGCTagttatgaatttttttttttttatcatgggGTGGTCGAGGAATTCTTTGGGGACTGCGACTTCTTCGGCCTTTCTTATCTTGGGAGGTGGGTTTCCCCTCTTCTTTAGATGTATGGAGGGATAAATGGATTAATGGCCAATCTCTTGCTGAAGTCCTTCAGGTTTCAGATATTACAATTAAACCGACTATTTCAGTTTGCCAACTTCAAAACAATCGTGGAGAATGGGATGTTCCATTAGTCCATTCTATTTGTGGTGAGCAGGTTGCCCCGTTGGTTCTTTCTATAGCTCTTCCACCCGAGGACTTCCAAGATAGCCTTTACTGGACAAAGACAAATGATGGTCTCTATTCAATAAAAAGTGGTTATGCTTTAGCCTTTTAATCTTTGTGGACAACTACTGCTTCTCAAACGGATTTACATCGTTTGTCTCCCGCCACAACTGCCTTTTGTAAGTATAAACTTTGGTCCCTACCTATTCAAGGTAAATGGAAGGTTTTTTTGTGGAAACTTATGACCAACTCTCTACCTCTCGGTGAGGAAGCTCGTCGTCGTAGTCTCGATTGGGATTATATGTGTCGTCTTTGTGACAATGATCTTTCTTCTAACAGTCAAAATGTGGAAACCAATGCCCACTTATTCCGCGACTGCTCCTTCTCCTCAAGAATTTGGTTTGCATCTCCTTTGGGTATTCGTTGTTCTGAGGGTTCTAATATTTCTATTCAACAATGGATTATTAATTGGTTATTATTGTTATCTCGACATGCTGCAACAATTTCTTCTGTTTCTATGTTTGTCAGCACCCTTTGGTGAATTTGGTGTTTGCGTAATGATAAGAGAATTGCACACTTAGAAACTGATTTATGCTCTTCTTTGAGACTTATTTCTGAGGAAGGCTCAATGAATGCTTCGATCATGAGTGATCACAATCGATGTGGGAGTCTTTCTTGTAATTACTCCCATGAAGATGATTTGGATACTACTAACATTCGGAATTTCTATCCCTACTTTCTAATTGGTACTCACCTTTGCTCGACTTCTATTCGTATTAAGTGTGATGCTTCTTGGAATCCTAGTCTAAGAGCGACGGCGGGATGGCTTTTCCAAGATAATAATGGAACTATGATCCATACTGGCTCCTCCAGGTTTTGGGCATCTACCCCTTTACAAGCGGAAGCTATGACACTCAAACTTGCGATTTCTAAGGCCATTTCTTGTGGTTATCGACATATTGATGCCTCTTCCGACTGTCTAAGTTTGATCCTCCAAGTCAGTGGTCACGCTACTATGGATCAGGCTGCTAAAGCTACTTTGTTATCCTTGCAATCTATGTTTTTGCAACTTCATTGTTTTTCAATAAGTCACTGTCCTAGGAATCTTAATAGGGTCGCTCATTCCATTGCTAAATCAGCTATGGTCTGACTCTATTTTCTCtcactgtcaaaaaaaaaaaaatcaattacaAATTACCACTTTTTCCTCCCTAATATCTGTCATTTTTACTATAATGGTGTTCATAATCAAGTGTTAGCATCATCATTGAATAATTCTGAAACTGTTTCAACAACTTTACAACATGATTTATCCAGCAATGGTGACCTTAATTATGTTAATAGTACTTCCTCTGTTGTGGTGCGTTGGTTGGTTGGTTTGAGCCATTTGAGAGATATACTGGATTGAATAAAATTGGAAATGAGGGTGTAGTAATGAGAAGGGTATAATGGTCATTCATTTtcatgattgagtaaatcatgtccataaaagaacataaCCCTTAAATTTTCGTTTTGTGTGCCCGTCTTATGTCTGTCATCAATTGACCAAATTATCAATGGCCAAATTGGATCAATGAGTCCAAGTTGCTTCTCCATCAATTGGATGGTCTTGGCATCTTGCATTTTCACCgcaattttattattaaatcatTAGCAAATAGCACAACACCATCCGTGACCACCAATCTCTCACCCGTAACCATCCTGCGTCGTCGAACAACATCAAACGGCCGTCGACCTTCTGTCACCGACGTCCTCTTTCCCGCTTTTCGTCGTCGGTCAGTTTCGGGGGGGTGGGTGGTCCATCGGCCACTTTTTAGGAAtcttattttttgggtttttatttgtCTCTCTCTTTGTAGGGGTGAGAAATAAGAGGAGTAAACTTGGAATAAGGCAAAAAAATGTGCAGGATTTAGCATGTTCCTTAAGTAATCACATAAGAAAGTCACATGCTCAATATATATAGTATCTATCTACTAATTAGTATCTACCGagaatctatctatctatacaataatataaaaaggtaGTTGGGTAGCTAAATGAACGACACGCGGCACAATACTAGCATAAATacaattatgaaaaaaaaaaataacaaagggCATTCATTTTGTCATCCTTTCATCTTCCAAAACCGTTACTTCTTCACCTTCACTATATTTACTActaaagttggctggtgtgagtggtaagggatatcatctcttaaacaagtggtcaggggttcgattccaaaatcttgcgaatgaaaaaaaaaaacaaacttgggaggggtcaacccattaaattgtctTCAGTACCTCGAAAGAGATTGCCCCAACTGTAGGTAGGGGATACTCTTGgtaaataccaaaaaaaaaaaaactatatttaCTCATGTTCATAACTACAACATTTCTCTTCTTTAATATATAACTAGTTTTAATCTCGTGCAAAATTTGCACGGGTTTACATATTGTTACTTAAACTTACAGAAAATATTTAATTTGATGTATAATTATTGatataaaatttcaaaaactgttaaaatttaaatttctaaatattacaattaaagGTTATTTTTctaaacccgtgcaattttgcacgagGTATGCCATTTAAATATTCGTATCATTATAAATTTGAAAAAATGATCTAATTTACATGAAATCATATATTTGGGTTTGACAATTGCAATTAGAGAGTGTTTGGGAACAAGAATTTAATTTGAAATGCCTCATTTTCAATTTAGCAAAGTGAAATAAAGATTTGAAATGAGGGGGGTTAGGGAGTGGATTTCAAATGAGTTTATTTTAGCCTTACTTGGATTTGGGAGGGATTTGAAAATTCAAATCCAATAGGTTTGCCAAACACGCAAATTGTTCCAAATCTAAATTTGAGAATACAATCTTGATTCCCAAACACACCATTAAGAGTTTGTAAACGTACATAAACTTATTATTAACCATAAGGTCGTGTGGATTATTGGATGATTTCTAATTCTAGTCAATTGGTTTACATGTTGGGTTTTATGGTGTCATGATCCATCAAAAAAATTGGTCGAGTCAATTCGAATATATAGGTGTGTCAAGTTATGATGGGTTAATTACAATTGATTATAAATAATAACGTTGGGTTAATTTTATATCTCAAATACGCTCTCTCAAAATCATAAGTTGCTATgtaaggctccgtttggcaaaGCTTTTCAGGTACTTGATTTGGTCAAAGTataacttatttgaccaaaatttcaggtgccttatttttttttgtaaacgtttggtaagtagcttatttaaccaaataagctacctgaaatgaaatgctacctagagtagcatttgagatttcaggtacctgatttggtttgattttccgtttttaccctttaaatctatactactaaataattattatatcattttacgtcattttatcaaaatcagttaccttttcagttagtttgccaagcattttttatataattagctaccttatcagttcctaatttttaGTTACCTTATCAGTtaacttttcaggtttcagttagcttttcagttttcagctaccttttcagatttcagctatcttttcagttagttttaccaaatagAGCCTAAGACTAATTTTCAGATAAACCTAACCCAATAAGATTAGGCTAACATAATTCCTCAAtagaaatataaaatatatttttattttaataacctaCTATTTTAAATTGAAAACTTACATATTTAAATATGCTGGTTTTCATTGTaagaaaaaaatatttttttaggaATGTATTCATTTATCAGCAAAACTAAATTATTGTTCTtatcaaaataatatttttaccatatacaaacattaaataaaatagTTTTTACCATAAACATATAGTTAGATCtactaattttttatttttttaaatatataGATATGATATCTCCTTTTTTATTACTTCTATTGTTCTATGTCATATATGTCAGTCGGCAAGTAGAAGTTTATACATGTTAGTTTTTAATTCTTCTGTATATTTCATATTagtattgtaatttaatttgtagTGTAGTTCATAATatatttgtaatttgtaattagtttctaatttatttgtaatttttttagCAAATGTAATTCTTAATTAGTTCATAGTTTAATGTAGATGTATTGAGATCCATACATTTCATATATGTGTTTGTATAGTTATGGAAATGTAGATTGTAAATTGTAGAAATGGAAATTAAAATTCCTAAAATTAGGAGCTGCACGAAGAAATTGAAGAGAGAAGTCTTTTTTTTCCCCTAAAAATAAGCAACCAATCAGGAGTCTCTAAAAAACCTAGCTTTTATATATAGTATAGATGTAATCTTTATTTTCTTTTGGTTACAAATTCATCGGCAAATTAAAATCAATTGAAAATAATGTCTACGAAATTTTTATTGTTGGATAGTTAGATGATTTTCTGGTCCTTTCAGTTTTTCTTTAAATTAATTActaattgagttttttttttcctttcctgTTTTTGataatcttatctatataaattcagaagacaatactcattgTACAACGCGCTACGTCATAAATacatttttttttggaaaatccaggttatggtgggacccatgagtgtgcaacgtatttaattatttagatATTCGTCTTTTCGAACATGCGCTAAATTCCGTGTCgcaacaaattatataaaataatcttatggaatacttcttcgaattaatattatgataaaattttatacattccgtgtaaagaaaatgcataacatttacgcacaattaattacaaatgcgagtaaatgtgattaaattacataatttttaaaacaaaattacataattttaaaaacaaaattacacaataaaattacagAAGGATTACAGTTAGATACGGGATCGAACATACAACGGAAATGAATTACATGTATTTTTGTTAATGTTATTGTACCACAAATtcacaacataattttttaaaactacagggtacaaattttttttttcaaaaaacaatAATGACGGCATAtgtacttggaatataaaactcgacatcttaactatcagccgcgcacaccgaaattggtaggtgacaatgataagAAACCGAGTTAATATAGTCTTCAACAAGCATTTAAAGCTATTTTTAATTtttacaagagtagattacgttatttccttataaaccagtgcatgtgaacacatgtttgtaacaaatttaaacattaattatatACATCGTTGATTTACACCAATTAGAtaggtacaatagaaatgcaaaaaacaaatatacataaaaaaacattcattctggcccaaatacatacccgtgcaattttacacgggtttaaaactagtaatttTCATATTGCAAGTTTTTCGACGACTTTGGTTATGGAATGCTTTAGTTCATTTATCAAATGAGGTACGCATCTTTAACATTATATTGATCAACTAAGGAATGATCTCATTTGTGCATGTATCTTTCACATTTATTGTTAACTGAGATAATTATACTTGTATCATCAAATTGTGTTCAACCTTAGTTATGGAGGATAGgagaaaaataagaaggaaagaagaagaaaacaaaaggaaatgaaTTAACTAGGTAAATTTATATGTTTGTTGTTTTTTATATATTTAGAAGCAATTGGTTGGATAGTACATAGTAATTTGTTATATTGTCGAgattttaatactccctccaattcacaataaacctccctatttcttttttcggttattcacaataacctccctatttccttttttggtaagtgtttgtgtggtccaaatttaattgtatggtggagtagtgtatttgtgtggtccaaatttaattatatggtggggtagtgtgtttccttaatttttgtgccaaaatgaaatgggaggtttattgtgaattggagggagtattattcttATGTGGGACTATTGGTAATGAAGAAGACGGGGGTGACTAATGGCATGTGAGATCAGTTATTCCTTTGGCAGACGAATTAGGCGGCCTGCATGTTTCCAAACGATTTCGTCATATATTTTTTTTCCACATTTAACAGAATAATTAATGATCAATACATATTTGTAAAATTCTTGTATATGCAGAATGTGAGTCATTTTGTGGTAAGATTGTTTACATGTACCGGTATGCATGTATAATCTATAATACTCATAGTTGATTCAAATTTTGTAATGTAAGACCAGCATTCGTAAGTATCGTATTAATCTATTTGATAAAATACGTCAGTTTTTTTTAGTAAAACAAAATGGTCCAAGTATTACATTCACAAGTCTTTACtttaataccccgtaatttataAGAATGATAAGCTGCGTGAACATATATAAATACGTCTTGGTTTAATGAGATTATCTAGCGAACCTTGTGTTGTGTCTATTGGCCTTATATAACGATATAGTACTGGCTGTCTATTGACATTGCTGAGTGTCGATAGACACGAGGATGAGTGTCGATAGACAAGAGATGGATTTGGCATGAAAGCATGGGGCTGTGTCTAACGGCCTTGTCGATCGATTTATGGGGTGGTTGTCGATCGACAAGGTCTGAGTGTCGATAGACAGGCAAGTAATTCGGGCCTTATTAGTTCCTAAACTGACTCTATTTTACCTAAACCTATAAATACCCTTTCCCCATCAACCCTAGACACTTTTAcaaacataaaaacaaaacctaaaagagagaaaaggggaGAGAGCACGAGAAAGGAGAAACAAGAGAGACGGATCTTCGAGCCTTGATCGTTGTCATTCATTCCTTAAATTTGTAAGTCAATCTACGCTAGCCATAATTAGTATATGTTAGTATTCATTCAAAGGTCTGACCGTGACCTAGGGTTGGGATTCGGGTAGGTGTTAATTCCGTCTTGCCATGGTTTGTTGATTAATTACAAGTATTTTATGCTATAGGCGATGTTTTTGTGGAGGAGCGGTTTTAAGTCCTTCTTGCGTTGTTATTGTGGAATTGCTACAGGTAGGTATACCCTACTCAACTTTATTATTGTATATGGTTCATATTGTAACACCTAGGGCTGAGCAAAATCGGTTATCCGCTCCGGTTTTGCAAACCGGTTCGGTAACCGGTtttaaaaaatgttttttttttctaaactgAATCCGCTCCGGATTAATCCGGTTAACCGGTTTTTTCGGAATTTAAAAACCGGATCCGTAAACCGGTTTACCCGCTCCGGTTT
Protein-coding sequences here:
- the LOC141618543 gene encoding uncharacterized protein LOC141618543, which produces MGTKGGLWVGWKASLDLSCIVKCPNYVLLKVTESSLKFWYLCCVYGEPKKSKRAQVCSALEHYISTLDSHFLILGDFNQIEFLDDKLGGSQGTPYGAQAFSEWKARNGLSDVAFKDPKYTWCNHRKGHGRVYERLDKCLASSSWQSHFPNTGIKHLPIQASDHAPIILDTEFFSSKSRRPFKMEACSALVDAFDGKDVAKYEEIHAKYLEFNKAAAIYWKQRSKINWIKEGFQGIMSPVSRVLQVCGYMRRTIFVNVLMITLKTYMLPHLIRNLLIPFFSKYIDIFAHICHKLSPDQQEKLSKPYTRKEVRCAVFQLGPTKSPGPDGIPALFYQKYWYHIKDDVTNAVLSMLTTGHILKSFNSTNIALIPKVSSPETVDQFRSISLCNVIMKIVTKCVCNRLKPFMSFLVGDFQNGFIPGRNISDNILVSHELFHQISKKTTGKQGLLAFKIDMSKAYDRLSWNFLKATLVSMNFPPSLITLIMNCVSSVTYSTLLNGVVGVPKAGIRQGDPISPYLFALCTETFSQMIQDAQQRRLLKGIKMCRQAPMISHLLFADDSIFFLEAQQQNCKNLMHIIDYYCEASGQCLNPSKSAVTLSPNRTLRNTQKCIKLLRVSAKKDLGVYLGLPTDFGSSKKLIFATLIEKVRKRIISWNNINLTPAGRLTLICSVLSSLSIYSLSAFQMPISVSNKIDSMLSHFWWSGSNERGSLHWSSRLFISSPKSMGGLGIRNVRCLNQSLLAKVSWRMIQNPDSLVSDITIKPTISVCQLQNNRGEWDVPLVHSICGEQVAPLVLSIALPPEDFQDSLYWTKTNDVKMWKPMPTYSATAPSPQEFGLHLLWRIAHLETDLCSSLRLISEEGSMNASIMSDHNRCGSLSCNYSHEDDLDTTNIRNFYPYFLIGTHLCSTSIRIKCDASWNPSLRATAGWLFQDNNGTMIHTGSSRFWASTPLQAEAMTLKLAISKAISCGYRHIDASSDCLSLILQVSGHATMDQAAKATLLSLQSMFLQLHCFSISHCPRNLNRVAHSIAKSAMV